A region of the Salvia splendens isolate huo1 chromosome 11, SspV2, whole genome shotgun sequence genome:
TGCATTTGGAGAATTCATCAAAATTATCGAAAATTTCGACCTTTGTGATATGTGATTTCTCACTTCTCAAAGGTGTTGTTTTAAAGTATTCATATAGATATTCAAAAAAGTCGAATACTGTCATAGGATTTGAATGACTAGATGCGACATGGAACACACTGGGTTGTTGCATATCTCTACTTGCGTGCTTTGCAGTTGCAACAATCGTCGTATTTGCTACCAAATCCACCGGTATCTGacaaaaaatatacacaaattGTAAAAGAAATTGATACAAGTGTGAGGCCTCGAGAACGATTTGGTCATTATCAAGGGCAATTCGGTATCTGAAATGACTACATGTGTCATCTaactaaaactaaaataaaaatgaaataaaacacTCCCTCGTCTTTTAAACAATAGAAACTCACAACTCATTAGAGAGATAAATGTttcctaaaataaataaaaaatatttttaagagacgaaccaaaataaaaaataatttctatttttaaaggacggatgaagtatatagTACTTACAAGATCCAAAGGTGCTTGAGGATTTGAACAAAAAGCTGGGATAAGTCCTTTCCCATAACATTGGATCACTGGATCACACATCCTATAATATGCAACAATTAAATGTATATGTACAAGATCGATAAAAGAAACgaataagaaattaaaagagtatatatatagtgtagtaataaaaaaaattaactaaatCGTCATGCATAACCAAATAATCAACTATACACGGGTCATTTTAAGATCGTTTTAATTCATACGAATACGAAAGTCATTTTAAGATCGTTTCAGTTCTTACATACCTCATTCCTTGTATCCAACCGGGGAGAGGTTCGTTGTAGCAGCTCTCGATAATAGAGGGCCTAATTATAAGTAGTGGAACATCTCCTCTAATTTCATTCACTGCCATTTCACCCATAGCTTTACTTAGCTGATATGTGGTACTCCATCCCATCCTTTTGGCTCTGTTACATTAAGCATTAATATACCCAATATtcgatttataaaaaaaacatagaaatTGAAATATATTCATTCAACCTTTGAAGGCCAAGCTCTCTGAAAAATTTGTTGGCATCAATATTGTTTGGGGATGAATTGAGAAGCAAGCTAATCTCATCAGCTACATTAACTGCACCATCATTTCCTCCCATAATCAATGGCTCTTCCAATATTATGCCTTCTTCTCTTTTCTCATTAACATAagctacaaaaaaaatacatattgcattttgtgtgtgtatataGAGGGAATGGTTggagaaaaatgaaattttcgttCTCCTAAATTCGAACCTAGGATCACGAATTCATTCAATAAAGTGGTGACTGGTGAGTTCTAAGAATCGTTTTCAGTCTGAATATCCATGATGAATTCATGGTTTTGAGTTTGAATCTTATAGAGGCgaagatttcatttttataatccAGTTACTGGATTATACCATAACTTTGacatttttctcaattatctcATAGTCTATGATTTAGAGGAAATTATGTAGGCTTTTGGAAACGAAAAATATCATGTGAACAAAACATTAATCTATTTAAACGAtattttttaatactccatGATTTTAATATGTACGTATTGGGTTGATAAATTAGAAACGTAGcatgatgaattttttttataaaacaacTGAGAAAATATCAAAGTTATGATTTAATTgaccatttttaaaaattgcgAAATAGatcaaaatttgaccaaacttgaTGATTTTTTTGCCATTTGCCCTAGTAATATTATGTAAATTAATCCATACCGGTAGATATATGTGTGAAAAGGTCGAGTTTGTTGCATGTCTTGGCAAACCTCATTACTCGTTGAGGCGCAATCACATTCGAATCCACTAGCAAGTCGTACCTACACGTACATGTGTATTATATATGTACTACATGTCAGAATACATGAATAACATagcattttaaatattttttttaagtatataaaggattaattaacaattatatgaAAGCTAACCTCTCATTAAAGGTTGTGGAAGCTGCAGATTGGATGATAACATGTACATTTTTCCTAACTGCATCAATAGATTCACAATCCATTCCCATATTTGGTTTGCATATATCTCCAACTATTGGTATTAGCTTCTCCTTTATATATGTTGTCCCATATTTTTCTTTCAAACATGCGAACAACTCTGAGCTTATTATCTACAAAAAGtccatattaatttattaattatatatactatatCTAATATTGTATGGGTCAGATAATTATAAGTACGTGGAGGgataatactcatttaaatcatgaagtttggtcGAGTTATGGTCTATCCCATAAGCTttgaaattagaatattaaatcaGGAAGTATCggtttttctcaattgtctcaTTCTTGCACAAAATGTCTTCTTTTAACGATATTCAAAACCACGTGTGTCattaaaacaaatattttttcatttatattcctttattttctcatttattttcttattttgttgGAACATTGTCATGCTTAACATCACAAATTGATGTCGATTTGTGCGTAGAGAGAtcaattgagaaaaattgaaatttcatgatttaatattccaatttcaaagttcataggatagaccaaaatttgaccaaatttcgtgatttaaattactattatcTCTTAAATTAAATAACAGAAGATATATCAAGAAATTAAAGAGGTTTATGATTGTGTACTTCTCTTTGTAATCTATCAAATGCAGTTTGCTTGTCTTTTGCCTTTATTAGCAGGTAGATTTTGTCCACCGAGGTTGATCTCAATAGCTTTTCCACAACAGCTGCAAGATTAATATTTTCAAACTCGAGTTTTGAAACAAGAAAAGTTAAATAAAATTGGAACTTATTTTCAAAGTTACACTTACTATAGAAAATATagcatttaaataattttctttatatgAACTATGAAGTAGGAATTAATGCCGAATTATCTTTATAATGATCTACTATGTTACGTGATTTTAATACATTAACTTATAACACTATCATAAAAACCAATGTACGTATAGAAAACTATAGTTCTTATTTTCtatgaggaaaaaaaaactaccaGAAGTCATTCCATATGCAAATACTACAGTGGATGAATGTAAATGCTATAAAGCCAAAGCCATATCATTATAAACCTATTAAATTCTCAACAAAaaggataataataataatggaaGGTGCAAAAACTGAACGAAATAAATCTGGCCCCATGATTCAATCACAATCGAAAAAATTATAATGATACAATTTCATTATCTCGGTGTTGTAGGTTTCTCATCATAGTTTAACATGATTATCATTAGTTTGATATAATTAGCACATCAAAGATCCAACAAGTTAACATGTAAAAGATCAGGGCATGTCGGTAAGTTTTACAATATCTCAAAATAGGGTGGCAAATCATGCGTGTTGTGTCGTTAttgtgtcgacacgataacaacaaacacgaacacgaccacTTAAAAAAActccaaacacgaacacgaatacgacccgctaccctcagacacgaacacgacacaaactcattaacgacacgaaccacttcgggtcaacacgacacgataacaacacatatatgacacgacacaataacgacactataataatacgaaaaatgaaaaatctatTTTCACGCTAATACTAAGTGCTCCATTAGACTAAACCTaatgtaaattttaaattaaataaaaataataataatattataatatattaatattatttcttaacgtgtaacacgaacacgacacgaaattttcgtgtcgttatcgtgtcgacacgataaggacacgaacccaataagctttgacacatacccattattttcgtgtcgtgttattgtgtcgtgccaaaaattgccagccctatctcaaaactttaaatctCTCGTAACTTTAtcgatttaaattaatttttctcaAATAATATATCAAAAGTAAAAGTAATTTTATGAGAATTATAATTCCATACGTTTGTATGGAGAAAATATCTGTATTGATTGTATATTtcgattaaaattaataattatcttTAATCTCCAATGcccggatgtcccactcggacatccactaggacttcccctgcacaatccgctcttcccactaggacttcccgcaataaaaaaaatcacaaattcacaaataaagcaatttacgtttacggaaataaaatttcaacacgaatacgaacgggaaaaattaacaacttcattaaaaaaacatacatgcttcgaaaaaaaaattacatagtaataaaacaaaaaaaatacatagtcatacaTTCtcgaaaaaaaatacatagtttaacgagccgtatatatagagttaaaaaaaaaattaaattaaataccggacgtccgacccggacgtccgacccacgccacaatggcggacgtccacccgcccgtctcccgcacgtccgaggacatccgacgtccttacgggacatCCGTATCCGACttgccacgccacaatggcggacgtctcggtcgcccgtcgcggatgtccgaccggacgtccgcaattggagatgctcttagtactGTCAATGGTTTCAATTCTGTAgccattatttattttttttgtttagatttaattttggAGGGAATTTATGATTGTTAGTACTTAATTAGAAAACTAGAATAACGATAGGTTAGGCTATAATTCGTCCCTAAATATAGACATAGTGAATGATGTATAGAAAGCTTTGACATATGCATgtatagtatagtatagtaCCTTTTCCAAGGAGACCAGTTGCACCAATAACAAAAATGTTCTTCCCTTTATAAAAATCAAGGATACCTATTCCTTCATGCCCTTTATTAtcaaccgccgccgccgccgccgtgaGTTGCGATGCCGGTGAGTGACAGCATTTAGTGGGGAAGGAATGTGTGTGGTGATATTTACCACTAAAAGCATTCATTTTAGGATGATTGGAAACAAATTTGGTAAACCATGTAGATGGTTTGGTTGGAAGACAGAAACCAACTGCTGCACTCACCAACATTTCTATTTATGAAGAGTAGTGTATTATTGTGTTATGCAGCTATTTATATTAAGATTTTCGGCACAACTgcataaaatactactccaagTACTATAATATTGTTAACACACTTCAGTAATCTGGCTAGCTAGCTGCAAGATATTAACACCTTAATAAATAGTAATCTGACACGTATTTGTTAAATACTCCTATAATGTACTATAATATTGTTAACACGCTTCAGTAATCTGGCTAGCTAGCTGCAAGATATTAACACCTAATAAATAGTAATCTGACATGCGTattcggtggtgcacacccggaactccacattagtatgacaTTGTCCGCTTTGGACAAatctcacggttttgctcttggaaTACTCCCCAAAATGcatcatactaatggagttggggtaacCCTTAtttatgcttgcaactcttgttcattttCCAATGTGGAATATTGTTAGCCCTCACAAGTCGacaccaattttctttttcgtacGTTCCCAATTAATTGgtacttttactttttaatatttttggtaATATACCATACATTTAACtaactaatatataaagtatgacttatattcccctaacttttttcactatatttcttaaaatttgtgctaAGTCAAACGTTACTGATAAATGAGGGAGGGATGGAGGTAAATGAGggagggatggagggagtattatttagtaAGTTGATACgtttagtatttaattatttagttgcattattAAGTTAGATAATTTAGGGATTGCATATCATTTTCATATCTTTtatcttgctcattaagttagtatccactattataaatagtggacattgttattcatttccatcattcaataaatatcaaattatcttatttttcttttatcgtattttcccatttttatcgtcttctttattttcttgcaaCCCTAGTTTGGAGCTGATCCTGGGGAAAGCCCGAGACGTCCACTTTTATCCCTCCGTCGTCGACCTCTCGTCGTcgccggaatcttgttaagggagtgcacccttaacaattggtgctctCATTGAGAGCTCATCATCCACAATCGACGCATCTTGACGAAGGAGATCTCCACGACGGAAGTCACCATTTTCACTCTCCATCTATGTATCCAACGGGGACCTTTGGACAACCGCGATATACAACAGCCGGGTACCCGTACAGCCCATGGCAGCCTGTATATCAATCCCCAAGTCCGTTTCCCTTGTCCGATGAGCAGCCGTTGTTAGATCATCAATCATCCGATTGGCGATGCCACCTACAGCCGCTACCATACCAGCCGGACGGGCACCAACAGCGTCACCCCTACCACGCCCGACAGCCCACTAGCTGGGACCCACCATGGATGCGCCAGACCGCCACATATCAACAACCGCTATCCTATGAGCCAGATACGTACTCGCCACCACTGCCCGGACGCCGTCCTACTTGCTGGGACCCACATGCCTACTGGGAGACACCGGGACAATGCCCCTTCCATGAGGTCTCGGCATACGACTAGTCGCTCCCCCCCAACCATAACTCTGGATGGAATCAGCCCGCGCCGCAGCCACCTCGTTCAGCCACCACAACGCCAAACCCGATTGAAGCGATGCTTGAACAATTATTGGAGGCGTGCAAAAGGATGGAGTCTCGCTTTGATGAAATCGACCGCCGCATCGACAACGATGCAATTTATGGCAGTTTGGAATCCATGAATGAGTTCATTCCTAATGAAGTTGTTGTCACTTGCCCTCTGAAGTTCGATATGGTGATGCTCGAGGACAATAAAGCCAATGATGGTGGTGACCAGCCCATGGATTTTGGTGATCATCCAATGAAATATGGAGGAGACGCTCCTCAAGtaccagtagaggagaaaagGTCTGATGCATTGCTTCATGTTGATATTATTGTGAAACCTATCTATACAATGCTTGAGGTCATGGATAGGGTACATGAAGACTCTTTTGTGGTGCATGCGAATGGTTCTCATTTGGGGACCAGGTGGCTTTCTATGGAGCCAAATGAAGAATATTATTGGACTAGGCAGTCTGGTATATTTAATCCAGGAGGAAATATAACCCAAAGTTCTGATCATGATTGGAAGAAGTATGAATCATTTATTGGAACGAAAATAATAATTCAGATACGTTGTCACGTGATAGTCGATTATTGGTGTACAAAACAACGATTTTATGtttttgatccaggaggagataaCTCAAAGCTTTTGTTATCATTGACTCTCTTGATTGCTTCGTGgatcccaccttgaggacaaggtggctttcaaccgtgggggagttgatacgtttagtatttaattatttagttgcattatttagttagataatttagggattgcatatctctttcatatcttttgtcttgctcattaagttagtatccactattataaatagtggacattgtttttcatttccatcattcaagaaatatcaaattatcttattttccttttatcgtattttcctatttttatcgtcttctttattttcttgcaaCCCTAGTTTGGAGCTGATCCTGGAGAAAGCCCGAGACGTCCACTTTTATCCCTCCGTCGTCGACCTCTCGTCGTcgccggaatcttgttaagggagtgCACCCTTAACATAAGTGCTCactgtttgtttgtgtttctaaaatatttgaaaattttctagATCCATATTGTAGCCGAATCTAAAACAAGCTGCTCAATCTAATAAAAGTATCGGTGCATTAACGTTGTATAATTTGAATATTAACTGATTAAAGTTAAATATTTGGGACATGATTAAAATATGTGAGATGGTTGTGAAATATGGTTGAGAATTATAATAAGACGGCGTGCCTAACTTGCAGAAAATTAAGAGTAGAGTCGCTATACTTGGCAAGGACGGCGTCCGTACCGCTGGCGCGGTTCACCGCTGCTcgccgttgtgctcttgccactGACACagtgctgctcgatgcatcgagcacgtccgtgccgctgagcatgctgacgtggcgcgttctgattggccaacggcaaagccgttggcattttcgatttttcttttaaaaaaaaaaattttaatttaatttaaaaaatcaattttaaataaaaaaaaaattttcccacttcccaataaattatatccgttttcttccaacttttaatttatttttcagtttttccccaaatttcacattttcatctataaatacccacacttccacaccaaacagtttcacaccacactacacatttttcatctaaattctctcatcttctcttatcaattctcaatctttcactcttacaaagAAAAATTTCCAGCTCAAGCGATTACCactccgactcccgcggttggaaccacgaatggttcggctcacaaccattccctagtccgaaaacgcaattttcggcccctcctcaaacccaagattctcaagttccgggtggctaccggccttatccggtggacgaccaagatgcccccgatgaaCGATACGGCTGGGCACCCGAACCCAaatcgggagggagcggcggctctcaaactcctcctcttcctactcctactcctactactcgtggtgtccgcaccccgtacactctgGCGAAGATTGATCAATTATTCAGAGCCTATTTGtttatctccgaagatccggagataggcacgaaccaaaacggggataggttttggtggcgtGTCTCTCGCTAGTACAATGAAAACCATCCggctggaaccatcgagcgcaatgagagtatggtgcgcaatgccatattcagagccaatcaagaaatccaaaagttccaggggtattacctccaggaagagcggtcggcggggagcggcaggagcgagctctacatcatcagtgccgccttggcgacctaccaatccctaaattacaaaccgttcaagtacctcagcgcttgACATGAGGTgtgtgtgcatccgaagtataggggaggcatatcatcctcctccagctcctccagcaaacggtcaaggtcggtatccatATCCGACGTCGgtgaggatgaggtggctagccagctcgccggagctaacttgggtagccccaaCGCTGGCCTGAGCaattcccaacgccggccgcaaggaaggaagaaggtgaCTTCATCCGCCCCCGccccctttgtgccacctcaacccccaccaactcgttgtggacccttttggccaaactcaatttggccgataggtcaaatatgacccccgagcaacttgattcacatttggcagTGATACTAGCTCTCCGAAGAATattggggatagggccagaGGAATAGTCTTCCATGGGGGTATTTTtaagcctttaattatgtatttttttatatttttttaggattttaattatgtatttttattttttaggattttaattatgtaatttttaatttttaggattttaattatgtaatttttaatttttaggattttaattatgtaatttttaatttttttataatttgaaatagtattccgggtatttttaatacattttaatattgtggaaatatatttatttaaattgaataatagaatggtgggacccttgagcatgtccttacggaagagcatgcatgtgggtgttgtgctcttgcctaagagcagggagtaaaaaagtaataaaagtggttacgagcccacatccgtgctctttgtcaagagcacggatgggaaTGCTTTAAAGTATAATATCCATACCATTATAACTAGATAATAGCTTATGCattcggattttgcactgttttaaggttattatttggtccattttaagtatcaaagttgcattacatgtccattaattgcatattttgtctattttgaTACGTTGACGTGTTTTGttagaaatgtgcaaaatagagcctaaaaatatagaaaaagtgGAAGATGAAAATCTAGAGGCGAAGATGAAAAAGTCGAAGATGAAAATCTAGAGGTGAACaacggtccgctgcaacacagtCAGTGAGCTGGCCGCCAACGACAGCTGAACAGGTAGCGGTCAGCTTCGGAAAAGTTGAGATGAAAAGAGGAACACGCCCAACGAGCGCTGGGTCGTGCGCAGGGTACCGTTCCCGGAGATCAGTAGCTACGGGATGATTATCAGTGACCGCTGGAAcaagtgcagcgaccgctgaaTAAAGTGCAGCGCACAGAATTGacttactttctctccaagatttaccatattgtACTGAATATTTGccaatatagtttatatatataaCGTTATGATCAAAATTGAACCACATATAATCATAGAACACAAAACTGTCACTTTTAGATAACACGGGAGTAATTTTTACTTCGTTATTAGTTCATTTTCAAAGATTTTGAAAACACAGAGATCATTTTTAGTTCGTTTTAAGTCATTCTActaaaatgaactaaaaactGACTAAAAATTACTTTCGCATTATCTAAAATTTTTCACTAGCCCATGCCAGTAAATTTTTCTGCATCAGCCACTATATTCACTTAactgactcaacttattttaacacaagaaaattcccgcaagtgtacggggctagtgtagcacaaagcaagcaagagtattgtatcccacagagacaaattgtataaactcaagtaccacaGACCGATGTTAACTAATATCTAGACAAAGCAAAGGTTTGGTTTAGGTATGTaactattaaacataaacaaagtaaaacaagagacaaaagataaagtttcaaataagagaacgaggtaaagctttggatccgactacaatacccacaatgtaaacaactcaacaactttgattacccgttgaagtctctaggattagtAGGAAAATCGCTATTCTAGGCTAagccccctctcgagtgcactcaacccgttgattaactattaatattgaagtctccttctaatacttcacaattaactcctttAAACAAAAGATCCAAGCCCTCgctctagaattccttctcttgaatgcaaattatctagaCGTTGTTCATTCTTTATCAATCCTAAAccggtatctctcgattacacAAATCTAGGTCAACATatccaattggtagctaagcaattgaattgaTAAGGGCataagaatgaaataaaataatctcaagagcataggtaatcaaaagctaTCGAATTAATCACAAGtgttcattgtagtcttcaccaaaactctacaaaagATTTAGATAATCATATTCAACTCAAAAACACAAGAATAATCCATAGACATTGAGTCGAACAAGGAAAACTAATGAAAATACTCCATGGGGATGGATTGAATGGcaattcgtcttcgtcttcaacctTGTTGAGGATTGGGACTCCTTGTCTCTCAAATCCGCTCTCAAAACCTTCAAGAACTGCTCCTGGACGTCTCTGGTGTGTCGTGTGTGTCCTAGCGTCGAAAACCTAGTTCCCTTTTATACCCGGGGAGGaaattagggctggcaattttcgacacggcacgataatctgacacgaatccgcacgaaattatttggttggggtcaagtcttattggatccgtgtccttatcgggttgacccattaagaacccgataatttcgggttgggttcgggttggatgcgggtcggatacgggtaacccattaagaaataatattattatttttattattatttaaaaaaatatattactttaattttttaatttcttataaattaggtttaaatagtataaaatgaattttaattatgtaaattaggttaaaaattaaggtttaatcgtgtaatattaggctttaatcgtgtaatatcatgttcgggttgttatcgtgtcgtgtcaacccatattatatcatgtcgataacgggttcgtgt
Encoded here:
- the LOC121755162 gene encoding fatty acyl-CoA reductase 2, chloroplastic-like; the protein is MNAFSGKYHHTHSFPTKCCHSPASQLTAAAAAVDNKGHEGIGILDFYKGKNIFVIGATGLLGKAVVEKLLRSTSVDKIYLLIKAKDKQTAFDRLQREIISSELFACLKEKYGTTYIKEKLIPIVGDICKPNMGMDCESIDAVRKNVHVIIQSAASTTFNERYDLLVDSNVIAPQRVMRFAKTCNKLDLFTHISTAYVNEKREEGIILEEPLIMGGNDGAVNVADEISLLLNSSPNNIDANKFFRELGLQRAKRMGWSTTYQLSKAMGEMAVNEIRGDVPLLIIRPSIIESCYNEPLPGWIQGMRMCDPVIQCYGKGLIPAFCSNPQAPLDLIPVDLVANTTIVATAKHASRDMQQPSVFHVASSHSNPMTVFDFFEYLYEYFKTTPLRSEKSHITKVEIFDNFDEFSKCTRDEILKRCKVGEDTRRIREYNAKVEYVEQLCKMYEFATFLKARFHTGNTQKLIEEMSKEEQINFQVDVKNINWKKYLEEIHIPGMIKYVINGKAAPAPATSSDKRPQITTV